A DNA window from Vigna unguiculata cultivar IT97K-499-35 chromosome 10, ASM411807v1, whole genome shotgun sequence contains the following coding sequences:
- the LOC114166196 gene encoding uclacyanin-3-like, with protein MAKAIAASFLLLMLAFPTVFAVDYDVGDTSGWASGVDYTNWVSGKTFKVGDNLVFKYDSSHEVDEVNENGYSSCSSSNLIKNHNDGNSKIALSSTGNRYFICPRPGHCAGGMKLQINVVAANSTTPSTPSTPSSPPSESGSPSTTNTTSPPSKPNGAVAVSGSIGLLAAASAVVLGFMG; from the exons ATGGCAAAAGCAATTGCAGCTTCTTTCTTGCTTCTGATGCTGGCTTTTCCCACTGTCTTCGCTGTTGACTATGATGTTGGTGACACGAGTGGATGGGCCTCAGGGGTTGATTACACCAATTGGGTCTCTGGCAAAACTTTCAAAGTTGGTGATAATTTGG TGTTCAAGTATGATTCGAGCCATGAAGTTGATGAGGTTAACGAGAATGGCTACAGCAGTTGCAGTTCAAGCAACCTCATCAAGAACCACAATGATGGAAACAGCAAGATTGCATTGTCTTCAACCGGAAACAGGTACTTCATATGCCCAAGGCCAGGGCACTGTGCCGGAGGAATGAAGCTTCAGATCAATGTGGTGGCCGCCAACTCCACCACCCCTTCGACCCCTTCAACACCTTCTTCTCCGCCGTCTGAGTCAGGTTCTCCTtccaccaccaacaccacttCACCGCCGTCAAAGCCCAACGGAGCGGTTGCAGTTTCCGGCAGCATTGGGCTTCTGGCGGCTGCTTCGGCGGTTGTTCTTGGTTTCATGGGCTAG